The sequence below is a genomic window from Mercenaria mercenaria strain notata chromosome 14, MADL_Memer_1, whole genome shotgun sequence.
TGTTGGTTTCAAGATCTATGCCTACGCCCATATTCACAGTTACGTCATAACTGTTGTATAATAGTAAAATGCTATATGGTATCTCCGGGATCAGTCGAACTACAACAACAGTTGTAACAACAAAAGAAATACGTCGATTTTCTTGCACCCTTCTAGAATACTGAGACGAGTTACTATCCACTCTTCTGAAATTTTCCTCACCTTTTCTCAGTTGATATATGAATAAAAGTGTAAATGTCAGAAGTGTTACACATGGAATGAAATGGCGCAATATAAATGCTATCCATAAATAAATACAGTCTTTTCCGCAGCCATACCCTGGGAGCTCCCATTGACATAACCCTTCTACTGCCTTTTCACTTCCTAAATGAAATGCGTGAAGAAATGGACTCAAAATGAATACAGAAACACAATATATTTTCACGATTTTAAaccgattaaaacatgtttcatatcTATAAGGGTATGCCATGGAAACGTATCTCTGAATTTCAAGGAACAATGTCAAAAAGATTGAGACAGTATGGAATGATTTCGACAAAAAGTATTTCGAGATCATAAATCCACGACAAAGACTCTTACTAAGGATATATCCGTCAACGGGTGGAAGAGTTGGCTGGAGGTATACTGTTGGTGACAATATATTTCCATCATTTTCTACCTCACTATACCAAGCTGAGGCTGAAAGATGCGCAGGGCTTGCTGTTACTATGTAATGATTATCAGTGCTGTTGCTGTCGCCAACTGACAGGTTGAAGCTTGAAGTAGTTTGAAACAGATTGTATCCCATACTACTATTATACTTATATATTTCATTAGTTTGGTTCGTGAATGTATCGTCATAGTCATAGATACGAAGCGGGTCGAATCTCTGGTACACCATGATGTAAGTTGGCAATGTAACCAGTCCGGTTAGAGTATCGGAAATGGCTATCGCAGAGAGAACGACATTTGTTGGattgcgcatctttctgcgcataAATACTGATAAGATAAGAAGGTTTTGGAAGAAGGTGACGACTACCAAAACTTCCCAAAGATACAAGTAGACTGGTCTTTCAAATTTGTAACCAGGATACATGTATTCATCTTCATAGTCGTAGGTGTAGTTATAGTCGGCTGTGTCGGACTCTGTACTATAAGTGGTCATATCCGGAAAATTTACTCTAAATTGTTCACCGTTTAATTGTacttttaaacattaatattttaacTGCGTATTTGTGATCTGGATGAAATATTTATCCATAGAATAACTTTCCAAGATGTCAGGAGACTCTGCAGTTTTTAACCTTTTCTGATTTTTCGTTTAACATATTAACAGTTATCCGTTTTTCTAATGCATCTGTCCGTTCTGTGTTCCACTGGAATGGAGTATGTAggacaaactgaaaataaataagatatatcaAAAACACACAATTACAACATCATGTTTGAGTTACACCTACATTACATGTGTATTGTTCATATAATTATAAGATGAAATGCAGATGTTTTAGAAGCTTGCTAGACCATACAATGTCATTAACATTAATTTAGAATACTACAGAATAGGTAATGTTAATATCCGATTGATTCTATGGGACAATTTATTAAATCAGAATAAAGTaccaattatgaaaaaaaatgagtttacTAATGTTAGACAACCTAGTACGCAAATGATTGTCGTCGTTGTCTTATGAACTTAGCAACATGTAAGCAGCATGTTAGCAACATGCTAACAGCATGTTGGCAACATGTTCGCCCACTGTTTGTACTTGAAGTGATTTCAGTAATCAAAGGTACAAactaataatattttaatatattgacAGATCTCAGCAAGCAACAAAAGTGTTGGACTTCATAATAGTAACGTCACACAATAGGTGTGGAAACTATGAACTAGTTATAGACTATTTAGGAATTGAAGATTTCAACTAACAAATGTGATGTTGCTTTTGCAAAATACGTGTGTGTATGACAGAGATAGGCAGACATGTTTAACTTTAAACAGTAAACACTTTTGGTAGGAACTAAAcactttatttaaacaattaagcTGTTGAAAGTGCAACCAAATAACTTACACGACAGTGGAAATTCTCGTGAGATATAAATTGCagcttaaaataaaatacatgcacATTATAGATGAGttaaatttgtaatcataaaATGTGTGAAGTCAGAGAAAATACAACTCAGAAAAATTAAAAGTACCTTGCGCACACACATATCTCATTTAACTGACGATCTGATAGAACGCCAAACACATGAATTGCATATGTGATGATCCAAACACATGAATTGCAAATGATCCAAACACATGAATTGCAAATGTGATGATTTTCTAAGGAAGAAAATGATCCAAACACATGAATTGCAAATGTGATGATTTTCTAAGGAAGAAAATGATTAGGGAAATCAGTATGCAATTAAGATGCGACTTCAGAAAAGGAAAACAAATGTTGATATGTCTACTTTAGTGCTTTAATGTTTTCTTGTTTCACGTACGATAACATCCCTATCACAGAAGAACAGTTGACGTTCACTACTAAAGATACAATAATAAAGTAACATTGCTATGCATAGCCTTATATAGCAGTGTGGGAAATGCTTTTTTTATAAAGCAAACAATATCAATAAGTATCCACCAGGTGAGAAAGTTTCTCAGGATATCATTAAATACTATGTCatatcttaatattttataatggTTTGGTACATAAAGTGAGATATGAATAGCTTCTCAATGCCactttatgaaatttgggcaaGCGTTATTAGGTGTAAAACCTTGAAACTGTCATGACAATGCGTTCAACCCCTTTACATGAGAAAGAACAAGTATTAttacatttgttaaattttttgtagAGTGATACTAATGCCGTTTACagttccgaaaaaaaaaatcctatggTATTCATTCTTACAAAACTAtcattgataatatatttattgatgGAAAGACAATGCACTATCATTCCAGAAATGcctgtaatgtttatttttttacccAATTAATGTTCGACTGTAATGAATGATATAAACAGCTACATGGATTTTTATTGCTGATGAAAACGACCTGATAGTTTAACAAATCGGACattaatttagatttttattgattatcaaaaaagaaattacaacatttaagaacaaatttatagaaaaactttgttttaacgttattaatacacgggaagaggttatacgtccgtggaataatttcatgagggcgtagcccgagtgaattattctggcgacgtacaaccgattttgagtgtatcaatttaggtaaaacacgaccttgctatacattatttcgattctaatatgcacTTATTattaaacagtagataaaatatagaagcgctctttcttggtctcAACAAAAACATTGCCGCCATCgcacgtgacgtcattttagcgtaagcatgttttaacagaaacaagcatattagcaCAAGATATATATTTAGCACTATGTACATTCTGTTATCATTTCTAGTCTTATGAAGAGAACTGTCACTTATATAGGGGGAACACGCGGTGTATGAGAAAACACTTTGATTGTCATTACCACCTAGATTTGATACATACTTGAAGTGCCTAATTATCCTGACTCTGAAAATCATCCATATTTTCCTCAAACAAATAAACTGAAGAAGCTGAGCCAAACAAAATCTTTACCCGCGACTAAATCAGATTAAGTCAACACATTTGCGTAGAATTTTTCTGTATCAGTAACACTTTTGGAAGCTGTAAAAAATTTAATGCATAAATAAATCTCCAATGCCTTTAATTTCTTATTTATGGTCCTTGAAAATGTCCGAGGATATGTGCGTATTTATGATGAACGACAAATTATCTGAACgagaaaacaaatgaaatacgTGTTTATGAAGCTTTTTAGCCTCACTTATCAAcaactttatcaagcattttgtaAGTCTGTGCAGAACAAATACCCAATAGTATTGATTTCTGTGTTAGTTTGATATTGTACAAAACATATGTCCAGGCAACAGGCAAGCcaacaaatatttattatttctgatattttgtttCTTCTTCTTAGCTTAATGAAGCtatctgatattttcaaacacggttgatacattttacatatcatatataaaatCGACATAGCAGTAAAACGTCTTTGATCAAAATTATTCAGATTTGTTTTAGAACA
It includes:
- the LOC123527285 gene encoding uncharacterized protein LOC123527285, whose amino-acid sequence is MTTYSTESDTADYNYTYDYEDEYMYPGYKFERPVYLYLWEVLVVVTFFQNLLILSVFMRRKMRNPTNVVLSAIAISDTLTGLVTLPTYIMVYQRFDPLRIYDYDDTFTNQTNEIYKYNSSMGYNLFQTTSSFNLSVGDSNSTDNHYIVTASPAHLSASAWYSEVENDGNILSPTVYLQPTLPPVDGYILSKSLCRGFMISKYFLSKSFHTVSIFLTLFLEIQRYVSMAYPYRYETCFNRFKIVKIYCVSVFILSPFLHAFHLGSEKAVEGLCQWELPGYGCGKDCIYLWIAFILRHFIPCVTLLTFTLLFIYQLRKGEENFRRVDSNSSQYSRRVQENRRISFVVTTVVVVRLIPEIPYSILLLYNSYDVTVNMGVGIDLETNRIYHMCYEICLVFSFLANFYIYLVVNKSFRKCLYRTFIKPLRAHLRDSFRSNDSASSSRKITMTKICSVHTDKVHEIKTIHSNILDKQALSDKQSVTNKQSVSDNLIVSDKMLNRETKFR